One Rosa chinensis cultivar Old Blush chromosome 3, RchiOBHm-V2, whole genome shotgun sequence DNA window includes the following coding sequences:
- the LOC112193501 gene encoding transcription factor MYB108: MDVDQYLLRGYTSSVTHELPSCDPEDDLRKGPWTVEEDSILMEYINTHGEGRWNSLAGNSGLKRSGKSCRLRWLNYLRPNVRRGNITLQEQLLILQLHSRWGNRWSKIAEYLPGRTDNEIKNYWRTRVQKQAKQLNCDVNSKQFQDAMRYVWIPRLMERIRASSDSTVLSGQPTETATSTAFTPPDDYCLTDHSNTAAAGSSHYWIDPNYLPEASATSSGSTELQDWLNIPEPTSTELSELNCYPMNGQYYSSTNGSGCYQDGSEIQGSDHIESSNSWSTPGGDLVENLWNEENIWFLQQQLNSD, translated from the exons ATGGATGTTGATCAGTACTTACTGAGAGGTTATACTTCATCTGTAACTCATGAGTTACCAAGCTGTGATCCAGAAGATGATCTGCGAAAAGGGCCATGGACAGTTGAGGAAGACTCCATTCTCATGGAGTATATCAACACTCACGGCGAGGGCCGGTGGAATTCACTGGCCGGAAACTCGGGCCTGAAACGAAGCGGCAAAAGCTGCAGACTGAGATGGTTGAACTACTTGCGCCCAAATGTTCGACGTGGAAATATCACCCTCCAAGAACAGCTTCTGATTCTTCAACTTCATTCTCGCTGGGGCAACAG GTGGTCGAAGATAGCGGAATACTTGCCGGGAAGAACAGACAATGAGATAAAAAACTACTGGAGAACAAGAGTCCAAAAGCAAGCAAAGCAGCTCAACTGTGACGTCAACAGCAAGCAATTCCAGGACGCCATGCGTTACGTATGGATTCCGCGCTTAATGGAACGGATCCGGGCCTCATCCGATTCTACTGTGTTATCGGGTCAACCCACGGAAACCGCCACCTCCACTGCATTTACACCACCAGATGACTACTGCCTCACTGACCATAGTAATACGGCGGCTGCTGGGTCTTCTCACTACTGGATTGACCCGAACTACCTGCCCGAGGCGTCTGCAACTTCGTCCGGCTCAACGGAACTTCAAGATTGGTTGAATATTCCCGAGCCTACCAGTACTGAATTGAGTGAACTCAACTGCTATCCAATGAACGGGCAATATTATTCTTCAACAAACGGGTCGGGTTGTTATCAAGATGGTTCAGAAATTCAAGGTTCCGATCATATAGAAAGCAGCAACAGTTGGTCAACTCCCGGTGGGGACTTGGTGGAGAATTTATGGAATGAAGAGAATATATGGTTCTTGCAACAACAGCTTAATAGCGACTGA